In Bacteroidota bacterium, a single window of DNA contains:
- a CDS encoding PEP/pyruvate-binding domain-containing protein, translated as MIKIYNNIFKYLIAIFIVLFLSTTFSYSQSSVHGVVSDVLTENLLSNVKVSLLNKNSFTKSNDEGYFYLPYFTFESDSSNSLKGVFMSRENYLSWHFNTSFNFMIINVSGQVMYQQNNVTQEGELSIVNLPKGIYYIKLISPLGNNTYTFISYANNQNISIHKKDDKNFFFPLGFDTLFFSKEDYYNIKVPLQTPISSVNSTQNIKMLRKHYKDLYYFNILHSKPAFDMISSTPPKTHLGGVESVKIFVNSNDDLVYYMNTKIYKSHYNFATQQLNYSDNKNTFNFYQYQNTSQRYLFPITINYFRELDIYTFEFFSGDGADCSDVAFCYEKIINSSYLKGKLYFYSTNNSWVNCNNIPTITANELFKGQNYQALNLAENYGYLQKIDIKEIGNTNLQRHDILLTNGIPIDISVIAGIITTQFQPPLSHINVLSHNRGTPNMAIKNGFTNPLFDSLLNKLIYFQVLNDSFILRCATLAEANAFWNANEPTDSVFLDKDVSNYGLIDLNKSSINDVNKIGGKAANFAELLNAFKDTIYNATVPEGYFAIPFYFYENHLISNGLDSYISNMLNNSNFMNNSAIRKSMLKKLQDSIISLPINQDLLDSVLLHLHQDNRFTSYRFRSSTNAEDLEGFNGAGLYSSYTGKLNNPTESVEKAIKKVWASLWNFTAFEEREYFKINHQSCAMGILVHRSFPDEDANGVVITKNPYNSNHAYIVNVQFGEISIVNPEPGIINDQVVIYTFSFSGKEPYTLEYNSYSNVHAYDNKHVMEDKELYQLGDYLGIIKSYFFDNVYNCTCPYKDFGLDIEFKLDSEISTRKLYIKQVRPY; from the coding sequence ATGATAAAGATATACAACAATATTTTCAAATATTTGATTGCAATCTTTATTGTTTTGTTTTTATCTACTACCTTTTCTTATTCACAATCATCTGTTCACGGTGTAGTGTCAGATGTGTTAACTGAAAATTTATTAAGTAATGTAAAAGTATCTTTGCTAAATAAAAATTCTTTTACAAAAAGTAATGATGAAGGATATTTTTATCTGCCGTATTTCACTTTTGAATCTGATAGTTCAAACTCTTTAAAAGGTGTTTTTATGAGTCGGGAGAATTATTTGTCTTGGCATTTTAACACATCTTTTAATTTCATGATAATCAATGTAAGCGGGCAAGTAATGTATCAACAAAACAATGTTACTCAAGAAGGTGAATTATCAATTGTTAATTTACCTAAAGGCATCTATTATATTAAGCTCATATCACCTCTTGGTAACAATACTTATACATTTATATCTTACGCAAATAATCAAAATATTTCTATACATAAAAAGGATGACAAGAACTTCTTTTTTCCCCTTGGTTTCGATACCCTTTTTTTTTCAAAAGAGGATTATTACAACATTAAGGTTCCTTTACAAACACCCATTTCATCGGTCAATAGCACTCAAAATATCAAGATGTTACGTAAACATTATAAAGACCTTTACTATTTTAATATTCTTCATAGCAAGCCTGCCTTTGATATGATAAGTAGCACTCCTCCCAAAACACATTTAGGCGGTGTAGAATCAGTAAAAATATTTGTAAATAGTAATGACGATTTGGTCTATTACATGAACACAAAAATTTATAAATCTCACTATAATTTTGCTACGCAACAACTGAATTATTCAGATAATAAAAATACCTTCAATTTCTACCAATATCAAAATACCTCCCAACGCTATCTTTTTCCAATTACAATTAATTATTTTAGAGAATTAGATATTTACACTTTTGAGTTTTTTTCCGGTGATGGTGCAGATTGCTCTGATGTAGCCTTTTGTTATGAAAAAATTATTAATTCATCGTATTTAAAAGGGAAACTTTATTTTTATTCAACTAATAATTCATGGGTAAATTGCAACAATATTCCCACAATTACAGCTAATGAATTATTTAAAGGACAGAATTATCAGGCTTTAAATTTAGCAGAAAATTATGGGTATTTACAAAAAATTGATATTAAGGAAATAGGGAATACTAACCTTCAAAGACATGATATTTTGTTAACCAATGGTATTCCAATTGATATTTCGGTTATTGCCGGAATTATTACAACCCAATTCCAACCACCATTAAGTCATATCAATGTTTTAAGCCATAACAGAGGAACACCCAACATGGCAATAAAAAATGGATTTACTAATCCTTTATTTGATAGCTTGCTTAACAAGCTTATCTATTTTCAAGTTTTAAACGATTCTTTTATTCTAAGATGTGCTACTTTAGCTGAAGCTAATGCTTTTTGGAATGCAAACGAACCTACAGACTCAGTTTTTTTAGACAAGGATGTTTCAAACTATGGTTTAATTGATTTGAACAAAAGTTCTATTAATGATGTTAATAAAATCGGAGGAAAGGCTGCCAATTTTGCAGAACTTTTAAATGCATTTAAAGACACAATTTATAATGCAACTGTACCTGAAGGATATTTTGCCATTCCCTTTTATTTTTACGAAAATCATCTTATCAGCAATGGACTTGATAGCTATATTTCAAATATGCTAAATAATTCTAACTTTATGAATAATAGTGCTATCCGTAAAAGTATGTTAAAAAAATTACAAGACAGCATAATCAGTTTACCTATTAATCAAGATTTGCTTGATAGTGTTTTACTGCATTTACATCAAGATAATCGTTTTACTTCATATAGATTTAGGTCATCAACCAACGCTGAAGACCTTGAAGGATTCAACGGAGCAGGTTTATATAGTTCTTACACAGGCAAATTAAACAATCCAACAGAATCTGTTGAAAAAGCTATCAAAAAAGTATGGGCAAGTTTATGGAATTTTACAGCCTTTGAAGAGCGTGAATACTTTAAAATCAATCATCAATCATGTGCTATGGGAATATTGGTGCATCGTTCTTTTCCTGATGAAGATGCCAATGGTGTTGTAATTACCAAAAATCCTTATAACTCAAATCATGCTTACATTGTTAATGTGCAGTTTGGTGAAATAAGTATCGTAAATCCAGAACCGGGAATTATCAACGACCAAGTGGTAATTTATACTTTTTCATTTTCAGGAAAAGAACCTTACACTCTTGAATACAACAGTTACTCTAATGTGCATGCTTATGACAACAAACATGTAATGGAAGATAAAGAGTTATATCAATTAGGCGATTATCTTGGGATAATAAAATCTTATTTTTTTGATAATGTTTACAATTGTACTTGCCCTTACAAAGATTTCGGTCTTGATATAGAATTTAAACTTGACTCCGAAATTTCTACACGAAAATTGTATATTAAGCAAGTAAGACCTTATTAA